One genomic region from Leptolyngbyaceae cyanobacterium JSC-12 encodes:
- a CDS encoding putative aminopeptidase (IMG reference gene:2510094776~PFAM: Peptidase family M28) — protein sequence MNGISVRRYAIALILILVITSCTILNSGNPPFPETSTPSPAITQSPTPSITLSLPTTIPQVDRERLVHHLQILNFERFSSRGRDRARAYLAQTLTGYGWKVETQPFANGINLIAQRQPQNSSTKTLLLVAHYDTVKNSPGADDNASALVAILEITRLLATHPTTQNLAIALFDQEETGLLGSLAYTAQPTNLTNLIGVINLEMLGYTCSTPACQSFPQGLPITPPSDRGDFLGIVGDAEHPDLLRAFQLAHDATLPAMVTVPVPFKGLLIPDVLRSDHASFWVRNIGAVMVSDTANFRNPNYHKPSDTPDTLDLDFLTGATQLVLNAILILLETNYDNVSSGQS from the coding sequence GTGAATGGCATAAGCGTTAGACGGTACGCGATCGCGTTGATACTAATCCTCGTCATAACAAGCTGTACAATCCTGAACAGCGGTAATCCCCCGTTTCCTGAAACATCCACTCCCTCACCAGCGATCACACAATCCCCAACTCCTTCCATCACACTTTCGCTCCCAACTACCATTCCGCAAGTAGACCGTGAACGGTTGGTTCATCATTTGCAAATTTTGAATTTTGAGCGGTTTTCTAGTCGAGGGCGCGATCGCGCCCGTGCTTACCTGGCTCAAACGTTGACAGGGTATGGCTGGAAGGTTGAAACTCAGCCCTTCGCAAACGGCATCAACCTGATCGCCCAACGACAACCCCAAAATTCCTCTACAAAAACGCTTCTGCTGGTTGCCCACTACGACACAGTGAAAAATTCGCCTGGTGCGGATGACAATGCTAGTGCACTGGTTGCCATTCTGGAAATTACTCGCTTGCTGGCAACGCACCCAACGACACAGAATTTAGCGATCGCCCTGTTTGATCAGGAAGAAACTGGGTTGTTAGGTAGTCTGGCTTACACAGCACAACCAACGAACCTCACCAATCTGATAGGAGTGATTAACCTGGAAATGTTGGGCTACACCTGTAGCACTCCTGCTTGCCAGTCCTTTCCCCAAGGCTTACCAATTACGCCACCCAGCGATCGCGGCGATTTTTTAGGGATTGTAGGTGATGCTGAACATCCCGACTTGCTACGTGCTTTTCAACTTGCCCATGATGCCACGCTGCCAGCGATGGTCACTGTTCCCGTCCCCTTCAAAGGCTTGCTTATTCCCGATGTGCTGCGCAGCGATCACGCTTCCTTTTGGGTACGGAACATTGGTGCAGTCATGGTTTCCGACACTGCCAACTTCCGCAACCCCAACTATCACAAGCCCAGCGACACTCCAGACACACTTGACTTAGACTTTCTCACAGGGGCAACACAACTGGTGCTGAATGCTATCCTTATTCTCTTGGAAACAAATTATGATAATGTCTCTTCGGGGCAAAGCTGA
- a CDS encoding hypothetical protein (IMG reference gene:2510094777): MFNATEILINAFVQQLKKGYRKTYGNLKEDYADIVAWAGSMALENIANSDALYHDVEHTILVTLVGQEVLRGRHIREGGVSPEDWLHFIISLACHDIGYVRGVCRQDRGNLCATGIGNTMVSLPPGATDAALTAYHVDRGKLFIDERFGGHKLLDAETIKHNIELTRFPVPSQEDHQDTTNYPGLVRASDLIGQLSDPRYLKKITALFYEFEENGANKVLGYRNPGDLRKNYPQFYWKTVYPYIKDALKYLELTQQGRQITASLYANVFMVEHGEV; the protein is encoded by the coding sequence ATGTTTAACGCCACTGAAATCCTGATCAATGCCTTCGTTCAGCAATTGAAGAAAGGGTATCGCAAGACTTACGGTAATCTCAAAGAAGATTATGCTGATATTGTTGCCTGGGCTGGCAGCATGGCGCTGGAGAATATTGCCAATAGTGATGCTCTGTATCATGACGTTGAACACACCATTTTGGTGACCCTGGTTGGGCAAGAGGTATTACGAGGTCGGCACATTCGAGAAGGGGGTGTTTCGCCGGAGGATTGGTTGCATTTCATTATTTCCCTTGCTTGTCACGATATTGGCTATGTGCGTGGTGTTTGTCGGCAAGATCGCGGCAATCTCTGCGCAACTGGAATTGGCAATACAATGGTTTCCTTACCGCCTGGCGCAACTGATGCTGCTTTGACTGCTTATCACGTTGATCGCGGCAAATTGTTTATTGATGAACGCTTTGGTGGACACAAACTTTTGGATGCAGAAACTATTAAACACAACATCGAACTGACTCGCTTTCCCGTTCCTTCTCAGGAAGACCATCAAGATACAACCAATTATCCTGGTTTAGTTAGAGCCTCAGACTTGATTGGGCAACTCAGCGATCCCCGTTACTTGAAGAAGATTACGGCACTGTTTTACGAATTTGAGGAAAATGGAGCTAATAAAGTGTTGGGTTATAGAAACCCAGGGGATCTACGGAAAAACTATCCCCAGTTTTACTGGAAAACGGTCTACCCGTATATCAAAGATGCACTCAAGTATTTAGAGTTAACCCAGCAAGGACGACAAATTACCGCTAGCCTGTATGCCAATGTGTTTATGGTGGAGCATGGAGAAGTGTGA
- a CDS encoding hypothetical protein (IMG reference gene:2510094778): MLKQIGSVMLVSAIALITSPANAQTCAALPVVGGSGARVQKTVSPPGAGPVVRDNWNTDFSVGRQGYRSYVATITPKNSGTYTILMNLKYSNDSVDKVFDEKVVLKQGQPYRIQGTTRIGSTPYQVNLSVGGVEAIGNTYVASVAGCR; this comes from the coding sequence ATGCTAAAGCAGATTGGAAGCGTTATGTTGGTTAGTGCAATCGCGCTTATCACTTCTCCCGCTAACGCTCAAACTTGTGCTGCATTGCCCGTGGTTGGCGGTTCTGGGGCACGGGTTCAGAAGACCGTATCCCCTCCGGGGGCGGGACCTGTGGTACGAGATAACTGGAACACCGATTTTTCAGTGGGCAGGCAGGGTTATCGTTCCTACGTTGCTACGATTACTCCCAAAAATAGCGGTACCTATACGATTCTGATGAACCTGAAATACTCCAACGACTCGGTCGATAAAGTATTTGATGAAAAGGTTGTGTTAAAACAAGGGCAGCCCTACCGAATTCAAGGGACAACTCGCATTGGTAGCACTCCCTATCAAGTTAATTTATCGGTTGGTGGGGTAGAAGCGATCGGCAACACCTATGTCGCGTCTGTTGCTGGATGTCGTTAG
- a CDS encoding ferredoxin (IMG reference gene:2510094779): MVAEALVSSYGGLVEVRSQERVSYLVEVQRQVLVCQYVNCLANGSKDVLEAFEAISMPDLEVLAVGCQGQCNMGSTVRVLPDETWYCRVKPDDVPMILQQHLLGGKPVERLLHPRLHAQFW; encoded by the coding sequence GTGGTGGCAGAGGCTTTGGTAAGTAGCTATGGTGGATTGGTAGAAGTCAGGAGTCAGGAGAGGGTCAGTTATCTCGTGGAAGTCCAACGACAGGTGCTAGTTTGTCAGTATGTTAACTGCCTTGCCAATGGCTCAAAGGATGTTTTAGAGGCATTTGAGGCGATCTCAATGCCCGACTTGGAAGTGCTTGCTGTGGGCTGTCAGGGCCAGTGCAACATGGGTTCAACAGTGCGAGTATTGCCAGATGAAACCTGGTATTGCCGAGTTAAGCCTGACGATGTGCCTATGATTCTGCAGCAGCATTTGCTAGGAGGAAAACCTGTTGAGCGGTTGTTGCATCCTCGCCTTCATGCCCAATTTTGGTAG
- a CDS encoding putative GTPase, G3E family (IMG reference gene:2510094780~PFAM: Cobalamin synthesis protein cobW C-terminal domain; CobW/HypB/UreG, nucleotide-binding domain), with the protein MQSAATSESSSTMNAPKVGLPVTIITGFLGSGKTTLLNHILTNQQGVKTAVLVNEFGEIGIDNELIVATDEDMVELSNGCICCTINNDLLEAVYKILERQDDIDYLVVETTGLADPLPVALTFLGTELRDMTRLDSIITVVDSENFSLDLFNSQAAYSQITYGDIILLNKADLVSPEKLDELEVRIREMKEGARILRTTKAAVPLPVILSVGLFESDKYFEPEASGTGSQKSKHHDHDHDHEQHGHDHHNHAHHDHSACDHDHGHCVHEHDHDHHYHHHHSNHLEEDGFTSVSFESDRPFEIKKFQYFLDNQLPENVFRAKGILWFKESPKRHIFHLSGKRFSLDDSEWKGAPKNQLVLIGQGLDHDTLRSQIEHCLGTLASSGGRGFGK; encoded by the coding sequence ATGCAATCAGCAGCCACTTCAGAATCCTCTTCCACAATGAATGCCCCAAAGGTGGGTCTACCCGTCACAATTATCACTGGCTTTTTGGGCAGCGGCAAAACCACACTGCTTAACCACATCCTGACAAATCAGCAGGGGGTCAAAACTGCTGTTCTAGTCAATGAATTTGGTGAGATTGGGATTGATAACGAACTGATTGTTGCCACCGATGAAGACATGGTGGAGTTGAGCAATGGCTGTATCTGCTGCACCATCAATAATGATTTGTTAGAAGCCGTTTACAAAATTCTAGAGCGGCAAGATGACATTGATTACCTCGTGGTAGAAACAACAGGACTGGCTGATCCGTTACCCGTAGCGCTGACTTTTTTGGGTACAGAACTCCGCGACATGACCCGGCTCGACTCAATTATCACAGTGGTTGATTCGGAAAACTTCAGCCTGGATCTGTTTAACAGTCAGGCGGCATACAGCCAAATCACCTACGGTGACATTATTTTATTGAATAAAGCTGATCTGGTTAGTCCTGAGAAATTGGATGAACTGGAAGTTCGAATTCGAGAAATGAAAGAAGGGGCGCGGATTCTGCGGACAACGAAGGCAGCGGTGCCGCTTCCTGTGATTCTCAGTGTGGGCTTATTTGAGTCGGATAAGTATTTTGAGCCGGAGGCATCAGGAACTGGAAGCCAGAAGTCAAAACATCATGACCATGATCACGACCACGAGCAACATGGTCATGATCATCACAACCATGCTCATCACGATCACTCAGCTTGCGATCATGACCACGGGCATTGTGTTCACGAGCATGATCATGATCATCATTACCACCATCACCACTCTAACCACCTAGAGGAAGATGGGTTTACGTCGGTGTCGTTCGAGAGCGATCGCCCCTTTGAGATCAAAAAATTCCAGTATTTTTTGGACAATCAACTTCCCGAAAATGTCTTCCGAGCAAAAGGGATTCTCTGGTTTAAGGAAAGCCCAAAACGCCACATTTTTCACCTTAGTGGCAAACGATTTTCATTGGATGACAGCGAGTGGAAAGGCGCACCCAAAAACCAACTGGTGCTAATTGGACAAGGCTTAGATCACGATACGCTGCGATCGCAGATTGAGCATTGCCTCGGAACCCTTGCCAGCAGTGGTGGCAGAGGCTTTGGTAAGTAG
- a CDS encoding cysteinyl-tRNA synthetase (IMG reference gene:2510094781~PFAM: tRNA synthetases class I (C) catalytic domain; DALR domain~TIGRFAM: cysteinyl-tRNA synthetase), whose amino-acid sequence MSLMIYNTLTRKKEPFTTIEPGKVRMYVCGVTVYDYCHLGHARSYIVWDMVRRYLQWRGYDVCYVQNFTDIDDKIIRRSQEENLPWQDITHKYIDAYLEDMKRLNILPAVAYPKATEVIPQIIDFIKRLIDQGYAYAADGDVYYAVEKFPPYGKLSGRKLDQMEAGASGRVDEEAETKKRHPLDFALWKAAKPGEPEWESPWGMGRPGWHIECSAMVKELLGDRIDIHTGGEDLVFPHHENEIAQSEAALAKPLSTFWLHNGFVKIRGDKMSKSLKNFTTIRSLLETTDPMVVRLFVLQAHYRSPIDFTDEAIAAAENGWKTISEALESFKKFSRLPDWSTYYPGNLDSVYVERFNEAMDDDFNTPVALSVIFELAKELRREQNLLTHQGKPGKSTKQIAEYCQTLAQLLNILGLKAEDPAPIVAERGLGISRGDVVIISKTEMTDAEVDALVQQRNEARKAKNWAESDRIRNELQEKGITLIDDKGGVTRWHRN is encoded by the coding sequence ATGTCCCTGATGATTTACAACACGCTGACCCGCAAGAAGGAGCCGTTCACCACGATTGAACCGGGCAAGGTGCGGATGTATGTGTGTGGCGTGACAGTGTATGACTATTGCCACTTGGGACATGCTCGCTCGTACATTGTGTGGGACATGGTGCGACGCTATCTGCAATGGCGCGGGTATGACGTGTGCTATGTGCAAAACTTTACGGATATTGATGACAAAATTATTCGGCGATCGCAGGAAGAAAATCTGCCCTGGCAAGACATCACCCATAAATACATTGATGCTTACCTGGAAGATATGAAGCGGCTGAACATCCTTCCAGCAGTTGCCTATCCCAAAGCCACTGAAGTCATCCCGCAAATTATTGACTTCATCAAACGCCTAATTGATCAGGGCTACGCCTACGCAGCGGATGGGGATGTTTATTACGCAGTCGAAAAGTTTCCCCCCTACGGCAAACTCTCTGGACGCAAGCTTGATCAGATGGAAGCGGGAGCTAGCGGCAGGGTGGATGAGGAAGCAGAAACCAAGAAACGTCATCCTTTAGACTTTGCTTTGTGGAAAGCAGCGAAGCCAGGGGAACCGGAGTGGGAGTCGCCCTGGGGTATGGGTCGCCCTGGCTGGCATATTGAGTGTTCAGCAATGGTGAAAGAACTGTTGGGCGATCGCATCGATATTCACACAGGCGGTGAGGATCTGGTGTTTCCGCACCACGAAAACGAAATTGCTCAGTCAGAAGCGGCGCTGGCAAAGCCTCTGTCTACCTTCTGGCTGCACAACGGTTTCGTAAAAATTCGCGGCGATAAGATGTCTAAATCGCTGAAAAACTTCACCACGATTCGATCGCTGCTCGAAACCACCGACCCTATGGTCGTGCGATTGTTCGTGCTGCAAGCCCACTACCGCAGCCCCATCGACTTCACCGATGAGGCGATCGCCGCTGCCGAAAACGGCTGGAAAACAATTTCCGAGGCATTGGAATCTTTCAAAAAATTCTCTCGTTTACCAGATTGGTCAACTTACTATCCAGGAAATCTCGATTCAGTGTATGTCGAGCGTTTTAACGAAGCAATGGATGATGATTTCAACACACCAGTTGCCTTATCTGTCATTTTTGAATTAGCAAAAGAACTTCGTCGTGAACAAAATCTATTGACTCATCAAGGCAAACCAGGCAAATCTACTAAGCAAATAGCTGAGTATTGCCAAACCTTGGCACAACTACTAAACATTTTGGGATTGAAGGCGGAGGATCCAGCGCCTATCGTGGCTGAACGTGGTTTAGGTATAAGTAGAGGAGATGTTGTCATAATCTCCAAGACAGAAATGACTGACGCGGAAGTTGATGCTTTAGTTCAACAGCGAAATGAAGCGCGAAAAGCGAAAAATTGGGCGGAGAGCGATCGCATTCGTAATGAGTTGCAAGAAAAAGGCATCACCTTGATTGACGATAAAGGCGGCGTCACCCGCTGGCATCGTAACTAA
- a CDS encoding hypothetical protein (IMG reference gene:2510094782), translated as MTTEADSQTMLGADAVDVAIAKGIDFDGTPIPTAKLELYNSVMALEAGRQRSGVSNTMRSRIVRIGAKHIPQDELNQMLINADFAPLKDKEIAFYYGEK; from the coding sequence ATGACCACTGAAGCAGATTCTCAAACAATGCTTGGCGCAGATGCAGTTGATGTGGCGATCGCTAAAGGCATCGATTTTGATGGTACTCCTATTCCGACTGCCAAGTTAGAACTTTACAACAGCGTTATGGCGTTAGAAGCAGGTCGGCAACGCAGTGGAGTTAGTAACACGATGCGATCGCGAATTGTTCGTATTGGCGCAAAACATATCCCTCAGGATGAACTGAACCAAATGTTAATCAATGCTGACTTTGCCCCACTCAAAGATAAGGAAATCGCTTTTTACTATGGAGAAAAGTAA
- a CDS encoding DNA repair exonuclease (IMG reference gene:2510094783), with protein MPRFLHVADVHLGFDRYDSKERTLDFFKAFQDVLRKYAIAEQVDFVIIAGDLFEHRALQPNILNHAKLCLQEVQEAGIPVIAIEGNHDNRPYGIKTSWLRYLAEWYNLILLEPDASPSGDLVFEPWNWQEKRGGYIDLDCGVRVLGSQWYGASAPTAIAQLANSIQQLPTHPGQTIMLFHHGLEGQIARYQGALRYNDLLPLKDAGIDYLALGHIHKNYEEQGWMFNPGSIEANSVEESTFKRGAYLVEMDRNGIRAELKQDYYQRPIVRLQLTTRGDESVEEVEENAIAQIQHAIQSQKLKPETQPIVELKIMGQVGFDRLELDTRKLQQDLKQLSNALIFLLKYDVDSTEYATPLTDDADRFQIEQEVFTDLVAAHNTYKKNAPALAKGLMALKDMQFEGRSEADLYEFIQTLLNQPTKPSSATEL; from the coding sequence ATGCCGCGTTTCCTGCATGTTGCAGATGTGCATCTCGGTTTTGATCGCTATGACAGTAAAGAGCGGACGCTTGATTTTTTCAAAGCCTTTCAGGATGTGCTGCGGAAATATGCGATCGCTGAACAGGTCGATTTCGTCATTATTGCAGGCGACTTGTTTGAGCATCGCGCCCTCCAACCCAACATTTTGAACCATGCCAAACTGTGTTTGCAGGAAGTCCAAGAAGCAGGAATCCCAGTCATCGCCATTGAGGGCAACCACGACAATCGCCCCTACGGCATTAAAACAAGCTGGCTGCGGTATCTGGCAGAGTGGTACAACCTGATTCTGCTGGAACCCGACGCATCCCCCAGTGGAGACCTTGTATTTGAACCCTGGAATTGGCAGGAGAAACGGGGCGGCTATATTGATCTAGATTGTGGTGTGCGAGTACTGGGTTCTCAGTGGTATGGAGCCTCCGCCCCTACCGCGATCGCCCAACTTGCTAACAGCATTCAGCAACTCCCCACCCACCCTGGACAAACCATCATGCTGTTCCATCATGGGCTAGAAGGACAAATTGCCCGCTATCAGGGCGCTTTACGCTACAACGATCTATTGCCATTAAAAGACGCTGGCATCGATTACCTTGCTCTTGGACACATTCACAAAAACTATGAAGAACAGGGGTGGATGTTTAATCCCGGTTCAATTGAGGCAAACAGCGTAGAAGAAAGCACCTTTAAGCGAGGGGCTTATCTGGTTGAAATGGATCGCAACGGGATTCGTGCCGAACTTAAGCAAGACTATTACCAGCGTCCCATTGTGCGATTACAGCTAACCACTCGCGGTGATGAAAGCGTTGAAGAGGTGGAAGAAAATGCGATCGCTCAAATTCAACACGCCATCCAATCCCAAAAACTGAAACCAGAAACCCAGCCAATCGTTGAACTGAAAATCATGGGGCAAGTAGGCTTCGATCGTCTGGAGTTGGATACCCGCAAACTCCAGCAAGACCTTAAACAACTCAGCAACGCCCTGATTTTCTTACTCAAGTACGATGTAGACTCCACCGAATACGCCACCCCCCTGACCGATGACGCAGACCGCTTCCAAATTGAGCAAGAAGTGTTTACCGATCTCGTAGCTGCCCACAACACCTATAAGAAAAACGCTCCTGCTCTGGCTAAAGGCTTGATGGCTCTAAAAGATATGCAGTTTGAGGGGCGATCTGAAGCTGACTTGTATGAATTCATCCAAACCTTATTGAACCAACCCACCAAGCCTTCATCTGCAACTGAGCTGTAA